Part of the Bacillus cereus group sp. RP43 genome is shown below.
TTTAAATCTTTACTCCGGGCGATATTCCCTTCTTCACGCGATTTTTTACGCTTCTGCGGGGTGGCCTTTTCTGTTTTATTATCCTTTGCCATGCGCGTCCCCCTACTTCGTTAAGAAAAAGTTAAATAGTTTCGTATACTCTTCCAGTAATACGTCTGTCATATTTTTAAACACATAACCGAGCATCGGTACACTCATCGCAATAAACAAAATACCACACGTTATTTTAATTACGTACGCATTCATAAAAACGTTTAATTGCGGTGCATTTTTTGCGATTAAAATAAGGACGAAATTAATAATGAATAGACTGCCCATAAGTGGCAAAGCAATTTCAACCGCTGATGTAATTGCAAATAATAACGTTGCGAGTAGACTATCTAAAAAACTAGTCGTCAACAATTTTGAAATCGCCTCTGTATATTGAAACGACTTTAAAATCGTGGCAACGAAATAGTTAATGCCGCCCAGTGAAATAAAAATAATAAGAAAAAATATATCAAAAATTGTTGATAGTAAAGTAGACTGTGATCCTGCATTCACATCAAATAAACTCGCCTGCGATAAACCGATATCAAAGTCTAAAATATGCCCTGCCATTTTTGGAATGTTCCACAGCATCTCTACAATTTTTGAAAGTGATAACCCAATTACAATTTGCGTTCCTGCATAAGCTGCTACATCCCAAACTGTCTTTATGTGAGAGACATCCACTTGATCGGCCACTGTAATCGAAAGAGCGAGTCCAAATGTAACCTTTGCCATCGCCGGAATTGATCGACCTGAGAAAAACGGTAGAAAATATAAAAATGAAGTAATGCGACAAAACGCAAAAAACGTCGCCGCCCATAATTCCATATTCATTTCAGTTCACCTATCTTAGTACGAACGCAATAGCGATGGGATTTTATCAAATAAATCTAAAATAAGCATCGTTAACTCTTGAAACATCCACGGACCTAAAATGATAATAACGAGCACAATACTCGCCATTTTCGGTAAAAACGTCAACGTTTGCTCTTGAATTTGCATCATCGCCATAATAACCGCGATAATAATAACGACAATCATACTTACAACGGCAATCGGCATTAAAATCATAACCCCTTTATAAAAAAAGGTTTGGAAAATATCTATAATTGGTGACGTATTCATTTATATGACTCCTATCACATAGCATCAAACGCTTCAGGCGACCGTCTTAAACATAATATCGACGATTTTTGTATATCCACCTAAATATACGAAAACGAGTATTTTAAACGGTAAACTTAAAATCATCGGCGGTACCATCATCATCCCGAGGTACATTAAAAGTGTACTAATAATCAAATCTATAAATACAAACGCTAAATAAATGAACATCCCCGTTAATAATCCTTTTTGAATTTGCGTTAACGTGAAGGATGGTACAAGCGTAAACAATGAAAGATCCTTTAAATCTTTCGGCAACTCTTCTCCACGCACTTTAAGCATCATTTTCAAATCATGCTTATACGTATGCTTCGACATATAATCTTTCATAATCGGAGCTGTCGTCTCCGCAGCTTGACTTACTGTTATTTTTTCTTTCGTCATCGGGTCCCACACATCACTCTTTAATTGACCAAGCACTGGCTGCATTGTAAACAGCGATAAAAATAATGCGAGTCCAACAAGCACTTGGTTCGGTGGTAAATTCATAACCCCAAGCCCTTGACGAGTAATCCCAAGAACAATCATAAAATAAGTAAAATGCGTAAATAAAAGAACGATAGAAGAAGATAATGATAGAAGGGTAACGAGCGCGAATAGTTGTACACTTGAATTACTCGTAAACTCTTTTCCATTTTCGAAATTAATAAAGCCGTTCGGGGCTGCATACGCTGGATTTACAAAAACAAATGAAAAAATAATAGAAAATGCGAAAATAACGGCAAATAACGATAACTGTTTCTTTATTCTCATGATGGATCCTCTACTTTTTTCGTTTCACTCTTCACCGCGTCTTCTAACGCTTGTTGAAACTGATTTCCTGTTCCTGTTAATTGTACTGATTGCACACCGTTATTACTAATAACAGTAAACACTTGCTTCCCGTCCACTTCAAATAAAAAGGCGCTCGTTTGATGATTTAAATAAACACCGTCTTTCACTTGAATGTGTCCATTTTCACCTTGCTTAAAAAACTGCTGTTTGCGCGTCTTTTTCGTCATATAATACGCACCATAGCCGAGCGCACCAAACAGTAAAACGACTTGAAATAAGGTCGTCATATACGACATATGACTCCTCCTCTACTCTTTATCCTGCATTTGATTTTGCTTTTGTGCCTTCATAAGCGCCGCGTGTTTCTTGTCAGCTTCAATTTCAGAAATAATAATGCCAAACTTCTCGTCCATTACTATTGCCTCACCAATACCGACTTTCATATCACTTAAATATACATCTACTTTATGTCCTAAATTTTTCTCTACTTCAAGAACATCGCCAACCTTTAACTGCTTCACATCACCAAGCGTAATAGATGACTTCCCAAGCTTTACTCCAAGTTCAATCGAAATATCTGAAACGGTATCAATATGTGCCTTCCCCGCTTCATTTCGTTTCCCTGCAAATTCTTCTAATCCCATTAATGACACAGGAGATACTTCATGCTTCATATGGATCCTCCTACTCTATAAAACTTTTAAATAGGAGCGCCTTACGCGTTCCATCTTTCCCGATAAAACAATTAAATTTATGCTTTCCATCTACATAACCACGTAGTTGGTCTGAAACCTTTGTATGAAGCGGAATAATATCGCCTTCTTCAATTTGCTCAATCTCGCCCATTGTCATCTTCTGCTCACCAATCGCAACGTGGACAGGTTTATACACTTGATTTACTTTCACTTCTACTTCAGACGTATACTTTTTACGCTTATCCGAAGAATGTTCTACAATATTTTCAGACGTTAACTTATCCATAATTTCTTCAACAGATAAGAACGGAATACCGATACGAACTGTCGTATTCCAAAACTCTGTTTTCATATTTACATTCAGTAATGAAATAATATCGCTTGCCGTCGTAATCTTAAGCGCATTCGGATCTGTCTCCGTCGTTACAAACTTCGGTTCAATCGCAACAACGCTTTCAAATGATTGCTCTAAATTTTTACAAAGTAGCAAGAATATATTATCAAGCGTTAAAAACTCAAACGCGGTCAGCGGTCTGCGCATCATAAAGTTACGCTTACTATCTCCACCAAGCCAGCATTCATGAATATAAATAACAAATGCTAAATCAATCTCAATAACAATTTCTCCAAGCTCTGGTAAACCGAGATCAATCACGCAATATAAATAATAATCTTTCGGCATTTTCTCCACATACTCACTCGTAAATGGAACTTGCTCA
Proteins encoded:
- a CDS encoding flagellar biosynthetic protein FliR → MNMELWAATFFAFCRITSFLYFLPFFSGRSIPAMAKVTFGLALSITVADQVDVSHIKTVWDVAAYAGTQIVIGLSLSKIVEMLWNIPKMAGHILDFDIGLSQASLFDVNAGSQSTLLSTIFDIFFLIIFISLGGINYFVATILKSFQYTEAISKLLTTSFLDSLLATLLFAITSAVEIALPLMGSLFIINFVLILIAKNAPQLNVFMNAYVIKITCGILFIAMSVPMLGYVFKNMTDVLLEEYTKLFNFFLTK
- a CDS encoding flagellar biosynthetic protein FliQ, which gives rise to MNTSPIIDIFQTFFYKGVMILMPIAVVSMIVVIIIAVIMAMMQIQEQTLTFLPKMASIVLVIIILGPWMFQELTMLILDLFDKIPSLLRSY
- a CDS encoding flagellar type III secretion system pore protein FliP yields the protein MRIKKQLSLFAVIFAFSIIFSFVFVNPAYAAPNGFINFENGKEFTSNSSVQLFALVTLLSLSSSIVLLFTHFTYFMIVLGITRQGLGVMNLPPNQVLVGLALFLSLFTMQPVLGQLKSDVWDPMTKEKITVSQAAETTAPIMKDYMSKHTYKHDLKMMLKVRGEELPKDLKDLSLFTLVPSFTLTQIQKGLLTGMFIYLAFVFIDLIISTLLMYLGMMMVPPMILSLPFKILVFVYLGGYTKIVDIMFKTVA
- the fliN gene encoding flagellar motor switch protein FliN, with protein sequence MKHEVSPVSLMGLEEFAGKRNEAGKAHIDTVSDISIELGVKLGKSSITLGDVKQLKVGDVLEVEKNLGHKVDVYLSDMKVGIGEAIVMDEKFGIIISEIEADKKHAALMKAQKQNQMQDKE
- the fliM gene encoding flagellar motor switch protein FliM; the protein is MSGEKLSQEQIDALLKAVNEGEEMPAFAQEAGKQDKFQEYDFNRPEKFGVEHLRSLQAIASTFGKQTSQTLSARMRIPIELEPSTVEQVPFTSEYVEKMPKDYYLYCVIDLGLPELGEIVIEIDLAFVIYIHECWLGGDSKRNFMMRRPLTAFEFLTLDNIFLLLCKNLEQSFESVVAIEPKFVTTETDPNALKITTASDIISLLNVNMKTEFWNTTVRIGIPFLSVEEIMDKLTSENIVEHSSDKRKKYTSEVEVKVNQVYKPVHVAIGEQKMTMGEIEQIEEGDIIPLHTKVSDQLRGYVDGKHKFNCFIGKDGTRKALLFKSFIE